One genomic region from Methanomassiliicoccales archaeon encodes:
- a CDS encoding (2Fe-2S)-binding protein — translation MTVPIQLIMPTCPNCTNEGLEVEKITVIIHAKETTWPLGEERFYICENPECDVVYFNQSSSKVLRKADVKTRVTFKEKDSPRPLCYCKQVTEEEVLKAIANGARNFEEVKKITGIGGGGFCKFTNPAGRCCSRNYKPFIEKELAKLKKEA, via the coding sequence ATGACAGTTCCTATACAACTCATTATGCCCACATGCCCGAATTGTACTAATGAAGGACTAGAAGTCGAAAAGATCACAGTCATCATTCATGCGAAGGAGACTACATGGCCACTTGGAGAAGAAAGATTTTATATTTGTGAAAATCCTGAATGTGATGTAGTATACTTCAACCAATCATCCAGTAAAGTTCTAAGGAAAGCTGACGTCAAAACAAGAGTTACGTTCAAGGAAAAAGACTCACCACGTCCTCTTTGTTATTGCAAGCAGGTAACTGAGGAAGAAGTCTTAAAGGCGATTGCTAATGGTGCAAGAAACTTCGAGGAGGTAAAAAAAATAACTGGGATTGGCGGAGGTGGTTTCTGCAAGTTTACAAATCCCGCAGGAAGATGCTGTTCGCGTAATTACAAACCTTTTATTGAGAAGGAACTTGCAAAACTAAAAAAAGAAGCGTGA